The Streptobacillus canis genome window below encodes:
- a CDS encoding HAD family hydrolase — MKKIVCVDSDGCVMDTMNYKHIECFGPLAADIWNVEEREEFLTLWNKINLYSKTRGINRFHGLNEIFKIFSEKYSKYSMLKEVDNWINSTNELSNNSLIREIEKTDSEELKKTLHWSMEVNKRIESLVGMDKPFEMVKEAFDAMKGNVKIVIVSSANKEAILSEWERHGLLEYVDIVMGQDSGTKKDCIKKLVDEGIDPNDILMIGDSPGDITAAKDNQVHFYPIIFDDEARSWTRFKDSILDEFISNKYIDQKYIDEYNSKL, encoded by the coding sequence ATGAAAAAAATAGTATGTGTAGATTCTGATGGTTGTGTAATGGATACTATGAATTATAAGCATATTGAATGTTTTGGTCCTCTTGCTGCAGATATTTGGAATGTAGAAGAGAGAGAAGAATTTTTAACTTTATGGAATAAGATTAATCTTTATTCAAAAACTAGGGGTATAAATAGATTTCATGGTTTAAATGAAATATTTAAAATCTTTAGTGAAAAATATTCTAAATATTCTATGTTAAAAGAAGTTGATAATTGGATAAACTCCACTAACGAATTATCAAATAATTCTTTAATAAGAGAGATAGAAAAAACAGATTCAGAAGAATTGAAAAAGACTTTACATTGGAGTATGGAGGTTAATAAAAGAATAGAATCTCTAGTTGGTATGGATAAACCATTTGAAATGGTAAAAGAAGCTTTTGATGCAATGAAAGGTAATGTTAAAATAGTAATAGTCTCATCTGCAAATAAGGAAGCAATACTTTCTGAATGGGAAAGACATGGTTTGCTTGAATATGTAGATATAGTAATGGGACAAGATTCAGGGACTAAAAAAGACTGTATAAAGAAATTAGTAGATGAAGGAATAGATCCTAATGATATATTAATGATAGGAGATTCACCTGGAGATATTACGGCAGCCAAAGATAATCAAGTACATTTCTATCCAATAATATTTGATGATGAAGCTAGAAGTTGGACTAGATTTAAAGATAGTATTTTAGATGAATTCATATCTAATAAATATATAGATCAAAAATATATAGATGAATACAATAGCAAGTTATAG